The proteins below come from a single Rickettsia typhi str. Wilmington genomic window:
- a CDS encoding lysophospholipid acyltransferase family protein: MLWRLRILSFYGLLSLFTFIFFLICYIPITFFNVNYQIKYRIAIIFSYTFVWLAKICCGLKYEVEGLEKLPNTTSIVVSNHQSFWDQMFMQLIIPKHSWVLKRELFNIPLLGWGLRMVKPIAVDRGTNSSVAQILREGQEKIKEGLWLIIFPESTKVPPDKTVKFKPSAVKLASITRVPIVMIAHNAGLFWPRGFWFQRPGTIRVKIIGVIDKSEVEQTDVRILNEKVEQIINSEKQKLLN, from the coding sequence ATGTTGTGGCGTTTAAGAATTTTATCATTTTACGGATTATTATCGTTATTTACATTTATTTTTTTTCTTATATGTTACATACCTATAACATTTTTCAATGTCAACTATCAAATAAAATATAGAATTGCCATTATCTTTTCTTATACTTTTGTGTGGCTTGCCAAAATTTGTTGTGGTCTAAAATATGAAGTAGAGGGGCTAGAGAAATTACCAAACACTACTTCCATAGTTGTATCTAATCACCAATCTTTTTGGGATCAAATGTTTATGCAATTGATTATTCCTAAACATTCTTGGGTATTAAAACGTGAATTATTTAATATACCATTGCTTGGTTGGGGGCTCCGTATGGTTAAACCAATTGCAGTTGATCGTGGTACTAATAGTTCTGTTGCTCAGATTTTAAGAGAAGGACAAGAAAAAATAAAAGAAGGCTTATGGTTAATAATATTTCCAGAATCAACTAAAGTACCACCTGATAAAACAGTAAAATTTAAGCCAAGTGCTGTAAAGCTGGCATCTATTACTAGAGTGCCAATTGTAATGATTGCTCATAATGCAGGTTTATTTTGGCCTAGAGGTTTTTGGTTTCAGAGACCTGGAACTATAAGGGTAAAAATTATAGGAGTAATAGATAAATCAGAGGTAGAGCAAACAGACGTACGTATTTTGAATGAAAAAGTTGAGCAAATAATTAATAGTGAAAAGCAAAAATTATTAAATTAA
- a CDS encoding AmpG family muropeptide MFS transporter, translating to MLKNSHVCIIIWLFGFISGFNIMITGNTLNYWFAKKDIALQTIGILSFITLPYSINFLLAPVFDTVQIKCLNKILGHRLSWICLTSTTLISLTSILSFLDPGTDLVLLSFIAFIISFFSATQDTILSALRTEIVPKELLGFTSGIYIFGYRVGMLLASSGAIYLSIYLTFNKIYQIFACVIFVYLILLILVSRYTNSVDVIEENTSYFYVARCYTMEEMHLKNEFFIKHYFNFFKNCISAYLLKIFSGSHVYRNDISLAYFIVLILIFLVLYRLPDNLINVMINPFLLHLGYNAFEIASVCKFCGVIGAIIGGLIGGIIMKYKNMLYSILLFGIIHALSHILFILLEVNGKNSLILFITIGIESITGGMTMTAYIAFISSLCQGKFRATQYSLLSSMMGISRSIFPIISGYMVVNFGWQNFFLFTTIITIPSLLILLKIQTKL from the coding sequence ATGTTAAAAAACTCTCATGTATGTATTATAATTTGGTTATTTGGATTTATTAGCGGCTTTAATATAATGATTACCGGTAATACTTTAAATTATTGGTTTGCTAAAAAAGATATCGCGTTGCAAACAATTGGCATATTATCATTCATAACACTCCCATATTCTATTAATTTTTTGTTAGCACCAGTTTTTGATACAGTACAAATTAAGTGTTTAAACAAAATATTAGGTCATAGATTATCTTGGATTTGCCTAACTAGTACAACATTAATATCTCTTACATCTATTCTCAGCTTTCTAGATCCTGGTACTGATCTAGTATTATTATCATTTATTGCTTTTATTATATCTTTTTTTAGTGCAACACAAGATACTATACTAAGCGCTTTAAGAACAGAAATAGTTCCTAAAGAATTACTTGGATTTACTTCAGGAATATATATATTCGGTTATCGAGTAGGTATGCTTTTAGCAAGTTCTGGGGCTATTTATTTATCTATTTATTTAACATTTAATAAAATATATCAAATCTTTGCTTGTGTAATATTTGTTTATTTAATTTTACTTATTCTAGTTTCAAGATATACCAATTCTGTTGATGTCATAGAAGAAAATACATCTTATTTTTATGTTGCACGATGTTATACGATGGAAGAAATGCACCTAAAAAATGAGTTTTTTATAAAACATTACTTTAATTTTTTTAAAAATTGTATATCCGCCTATTTATTAAAGATTTTCTCAGGTTCTCACGTCTATAGGAATGATATAAGCTTAGCATACTTCATTGTTCTTATATTAATTTTTCTAGTATTATATAGATTACCAGATAACTTAATTAATGTTATGATTAATCCGTTTTTGCTTCACCTTGGATATAATGCTTTCGAAATCGCAAGTGTTTGCAAGTTTTGTGGTGTTATAGGAGCTATAATCGGTGGACTCATCGGTGGTATTATTATGAAATATAAAAATATGTTATATAGTATATTATTATTTGGTATAATTCACGCTTTAAGTCATATTTTATTTATTTTGCTTGAAGTAAACGGTAAAAATTCTTTAATATTATTTATTACGATAGGAATAGAAAGTATTACTGGAGGTATGACTATGACTGCATATATTGCTTTTATTTCTTCACTTTGTCAAGGTAAATTCCGCGCTACTCAATATTCTTTGCTTTCATCGATGATGGGAATTTCACGTTCAATTTTCCCTATAATTTCAGGCTATATGGTAGTAAATTTTGGTTGGCAAAATTTCTTTTTATTCACTACTATTATAACTATTCCATCTTTATTAATATTATTAAAAATACAAACTAAACTATAA
- the trpS gene encoding tryptophan--tRNA ligase has product MKKTVLSGVQTTGALHLGNYLGSIKNWVKMQEEYNCFFFLADLHAITIDIKTSELNNSIMEVLAIYLAAGLNPDKVTIFAQSMVKEHAELSWLLNCVTPLGWLKRMTQFKDKAGSDQCKACLGLFAYPILMAADILIYKADIVPVGEDQKQHLELTRDIAEVINRRFDKEILKVPDILISETGTRIMSLRNGLKKMSKSDIADFSRINLKDSNDLIYQKIKKAKTDHLSFISYDKKTRPEISNLLDIYKSLSKESMEKIINNYQNQGFAKFKEDLAEIIITNLQPIRDKCLELMNDKEYLLKILHKGAEKAKIRASETVNEVKKQFGFII; this is encoded by the coding sequence ATGAAAAAAACTGTTCTTTCTGGTGTGCAAACAACTGGTGCTTTACATCTTGGTAACTATTTAGGCTCAATCAAAAATTGGGTTAAAATGCAGGAAGAATATAATTGTTTTTTCTTCTTAGCAGATTTACATGCTATTACGATTGATATTAAGACATCAGAACTGAATAATTCAATTATGGAAGTGCTTGCCATTTATTTAGCAGCAGGTCTTAACCCAGATAAAGTAACAATTTTTGCTCAAAGCATGGTAAAGGAGCATGCAGAGCTGAGTTGGTTACTGAATTGTGTTACACCACTTGGATGGTTAAAGCGTATGACACAATTTAAAGATAAAGCTGGTAGTGATCAATGTAAAGCATGTCTTGGTTTATTTGCATACCCGATACTTATGGCAGCGGATATTTTAATCTATAAAGCAGATATAGTGCCTGTAGGTGAAGATCAGAAACAGCATTTAGAATTAACCCGAGATATTGCAGAGGTGATAAATAGAAGATTTGATAAAGAAATTCTAAAAGTACCGGATATTTTAATTAGCGAAACAGGCACAAGAATCATGAGCTTACGCAATGGATTAAAGAAAATGAGCAAATCTGATATAGCTGATTTTTCTCGTATCAATTTAAAAGATAGTAATGATCTTATTTATCAAAAAATAAAGAAAGCTAAAACTGATCATTTAAGTTTTATTAGCTATGATAAAAAAACAAGACCGGAAATAAGTAATTTATTAGATATTTATAAAAGTTTATCTAAAGAAAGTATGGAAAAAATAATCAATAATTATCAAAATCAAGGTTTTGCAAAATTTAAAGAAGATCTGGCAGAAATTATTATTACAAATTTACAGCCGATACGTGATAAATGTTTAGAATTAATGAATGATAAAGAATATTTATTGAAAATACTGCACAAAGGAGCAGAAAAAGCAAAGATTAGAGCATCTGAAACAGTAAATGAAGTCAAAAAACAATTCGGATTTATAATTTAA
- a CDS encoding host attachment protein — protein sequence MVGTALLKLIAVIDSKHMMLYDALGIKITTNKPLKLTLDLEEHHHHREKRQSFYQNKSTPGALFEPHTSLKDIEHKEAARSVIKHLEKITTANQTKYKELIIIAEPQMLGYIRQKLTSGLKKIVTKEIAKDLVQHNVGAVERAVFA from the coding sequence ATGGTAGGTACAGCACTGTTAAAATTAATTGCAGTTATTGATAGTAAGCACATGATGCTTTATGATGCATTAGGGATTAAAATTACCACTAATAAACCTTTAAAACTCACTTTAGATTTGGAAGAACATCACCATCATCGTGAGAAAAGACAAAGCTTTTACCAAAATAAATCTACTCCTGGCGCACTTTTTGAGCCACATACTTCGTTAAAAGATATAGAACATAAAGAAGCAGCAAGAAGTGTTATTAAACATTTAGAGAAAATAACTACAGCTAATCAAACTAAATATAAGGAATTGATCATTATAGCAGAACCGCAAATGCTTGGATATATTAGACAAAAGCTGACAAGTGGTTTAAAAAAGATTGTCACTAAAGAAATCGCTAAGGATTTAGTGCAACATAATGTAGGTGCCGTTGAGCGAGCAGTATTTGCTTAA
- a CDS encoding tetratricopeptide repeat protein: MFRLLLISITFLVLYSGFTFIEHFNSKVVISLYNYNIETTLFLSVILELLLLVFCFIIIRFLIIIIDLPATIHNIFSKRKINHDRHALILAFAEYIIGNKMKAASIARKNLSSDDLKDFQKFYNFILAITADDIDSKIFYFQKLITSKEFIFYASKNLAKLYYDKSLYDKAENYAIKAYNLNKLDSDNLIILMHCYAKLSLWTKFIFITNKLAKFHKHEFIPKITQYYLLIAKQEVNSNNTANAIDYLEKAIDLNFYNDELLEFYFNLNDKLSVDQKTKILKKAFRITPSLRLVQLFKKITSLSDKQIYEELIQVLDTKKDKIFILAIESYLEL, from the coding sequence ATGTTTAGGTTATTATTAATATCTATTACTTTTTTAGTGCTATATTCCGGATTTACTTTTATAGAGCACTTTAATTCAAAAGTTGTCATTAGTTTATATAATTATAATATTGAAACTACTTTATTCTTGAGCGTTATTTTAGAATTATTACTATTAGTATTTTGTTTTATTATTATTAGATTTCTAATCATAATTATCGATTTACCAGCTACAATACATAATATTTTTAGTAAACGAAAAATTAATCATGATAGACATGCTTTAATTTTGGCTTTTGCAGAATATATTATAGGTAATAAGATGAAAGCTGCATCTATAGCACGCAAAAATTTATCTTCTGATGATCTAAAAGATTTTCAAAAATTCTATAATTTTATCTTAGCCATAACTGCAGATGATATCGATAGTAAAATTTTTTATTTTCAAAAACTTATTACGTCTAAAGAATTTATTTTTTACGCCAGCAAAAACCTTGCAAAACTTTATTATGATAAATCTTTGTACGATAAAGCAGAAAATTATGCGATAAAAGCTTATAATTTAAATAAACTTGATAGTGACAATTTAATTATCTTAATGCATTGTTATGCTAAACTTTCTTTATGGACAAAATTTATTTTTATAACAAATAAACTAGCAAAATTTCATAAACATGAATTTATACCAAAAATTACTCAGTATTATCTATTAATCGCGAAGCAAGAAGTGAACAGTAATAATACTGCTAATGCTATAGATTATTTGGAAAAAGCTATAGATTTAAATTTTTATAATGACGAATTACTAGAATTTTATTTTAATTTAAATGATAAGTTAAGTGTTGATCAAAAGACTAAAATATTAAAAAAAGCTTTCCGTATTACCCCTTCTTTAAGATTAGTGCAGCTATTTAAAAAAATCACTTCTCTATCAGATAAGCAAATTTACGAAGAATTAATTCAAGTATTAGATACGAAAAAAGACAAAATATTCATTTTGGCAATAGAATCTTATTTAGAATTGTAA
- a CDS encoding palindromic element RPE1 domain-containing protein — protein sequence MKSVLLTRNIQENKETIQEISKYNLDLRYIHCALIKYQTLDFNINILNNYSNIIITSKYAASILADYNLQQDIWVVGSKTKQLLGKKVMYTAKNIADLIQHFPTDLYKHTIYLSSNEITKDLPHKIARHIIYNVEYLNELPISIIQEFEKNIRFFSKVAYRNEFKENITRDTTSYKKVDDDHSLGPTYPLEEQLGKMSIDFILLYSQNSAKTLVRLLLQNNLLQYLQDSLVIAISLKVANIVRPFIKNVVYCDNQNSNDIIKLLYENAKIR from the coding sequence ATGAAATCGGTTTTATTGACTAGAAATATTCAAGAAAATAAGGAAACTATACAGGAAATTAGTAAATATAATTTAGATTTACGTTATATTCATTGTGCTTTAATTAAATATCAAACATTAGATTTTAATATTAATATTTTAAACAATTATTCAAATATAATAATTACCAGTAAATATGCAGCAAGCATCTTAGCAGATTATAACTTACAACAAGATATTTGGGTAGTAGGTAGTAAAACAAAACAATTATTGGGTAAAAAAGTAATGTATACCGCTAAGAACATTGCGGATTTGATTCAACACTTTCCAACTGATTTATATAAACATACTATATATTTATCTTCAAATGAAATTACTAAAGATTTACCTCATAAAATAGCTAGACATATCATTTATAATGTAGAATATTTAAATGAGCTGCCAATATCCATTATACAAGAGTTTGAAAAAAATATTAGATTTTTTTCTAAAGTAGCTTATAGAAACGAATTTAAAGAGAACATAACACGTGACACCACATCGTATAAAAAAGTAGATGATGATCATAGTCTAGGTCCAACATATCCTCTAGAAGAGCAGCTTGGAAAGATGTCCATTGATTTTATTTTACTTTACTCTCAGAATAGTGCTAAGACTTTAGTAAGATTATTATTACAAAATAATTTACTACAATATTTACAAGATAGTCTAGTTATAGCAATAAGTTTGAAAGTCGCAAATATAGTTAGACCTTTTATAAAAAATGTAGTTTATTGTGATAATCAAAACTCTAACGATATAATCAAGTTATTATACGAAAATGCAAAAATTCGATAG
- a CDS encoding alpha/beta hydrolase codes for MPQIYFNGPEGRIEGRYAKATSPNAPIALVLHPHPLYEGNMNNKVVYNAYKILVDNGYTVLRINFRGVGGSQGKFDNGVGEVVDAGAALDWLQQNNPNAQSNLILGFSFGAWIAMQLVMRRPEINHFLAISPPVNTIHKYDFSFLAPCPIPGFILQGDNDSIVSADDVKDLVNRLSNQQSHIKIDYKIINGADHFFRYKTEEFSKAINDYLITIQSNYHQHNNVNEDKNKNQKKLFLY; via the coding sequence ATGCCGCAAATTTATTTTAACGGTCCAGAAGGACGAATTGAAGGAAGATATGCCAAAGCGACCTCGCCTAATGCTCCTATTGCATTGGTGCTTCATCCTCATCCTTTATATGAGGGTAATATGAATAATAAAGTAGTTTATAATGCTTATAAAATTTTAGTAGATAATGGTTATACTGTATTACGTATTAATTTTAGAGGAGTAGGGGGATCACAAGGTAAATTTGATAATGGCGTCGGTGAAGTTGTTGATGCAGGAGCAGCTCTTGACTGGTTACAGCAAAATAACCCAAATGCTCAGTCTAATCTAATATTAGGATTTTCATTTGGAGCATGGATAGCTATGCAACTTGTAATGCGACGTCCAGAAATAAACCATTTTCTTGCCATTTCACCACCAGTTAATACAATTCATAAATATGATTTTTCATTTCTTGCACCTTGTCCTATTCCAGGTTTTATATTACAGGGAGATAATGACAGTATAGTATCTGCAGATGATGTAAAAGATTTAGTAAATAGATTATCTAATCAACAATCGCACATTAAAATTGATTATAAAATTATCAATGGTGCTGACCATTTTTTTCGTTATAAAACTGAAGAATTTTCGAAAGCAATAAATGATTATTTAATAACAATCCAATCTAATTATCACCAACATAATAATGTAAATGAAGACAAGAATAAAAACCAAAAGAAATTATTTTTATATTAG